The following coding sequences lie in one Sphingobium sp. KCTC 72723 genomic window:
- the proS gene encoding proline--tRNA ligase: protein MKHALSVTREQDFSAWYQAVISEADLAEESGVRGCMVIRPWGYGIWERIQTLLDARIKATGHENCYFPLFIPLSYFEKEAEHVDGFAKEMAVVTHHRLIQKDGKLVPDPEAKLEEPLVVRPTSETVIGAAFSRWVQSWRDLPVLINQWANVVRWEMRTRMFLRTTEFLWQEGHTAHATVDEAMEETLKMLEVYRSFAQDCVAMPVVAGEKPENERFPGAVATYSIEAIMQDGKALQAGTSHFLGTTFSAAQNIKFQNSEGAQELAQTTSWGMSTRMIGGLIMVHGDDDGLRVPPRVAPYQIVVVPMLRDTDEDAAIVDYCADLVEQLNGLDVFREPVRALLDRRPAKAATKRWGWVKKGAPIVIEVGGRDMAGGNVSVIRRDRLYRADGKLDSQAVAKGDFVAGAVAMLEEVQASLFADAKARLDGSIDRSITDIDALTAYFNASAKPGWALVQWAKPTGDALDKVVQWLKGEKLTLRNVPTDAEAADGVCIFTGGAAVERVLVGRSY, encoded by the coding sequence GTGAAACACGCCCTTTCCGTCACCCGCGAACAGGATTTTTCCGCCTGGTATCAGGCCGTCATTTCGGAGGCTGACCTGGCCGAGGAAAGCGGCGTGCGCGGCTGCATGGTCATCCGGCCATGGGGCTATGGCATCTGGGAACGGATCCAGACGCTGCTGGACGCGCGTATCAAGGCGACGGGGCATGAAAATTGCTATTTTCCCCTGTTCATCCCGCTCAGCTATTTCGAGAAGGAAGCCGAGCATGTCGATGGTTTCGCCAAGGAAATGGCGGTCGTCACGCATCACCGGCTGATCCAGAAGGATGGCAAGCTGGTCCCCGATCCCGAAGCCAAGCTGGAGGAGCCGCTGGTCGTGCGCCCTACGTCGGAAACGGTGATCGGCGCGGCGTTCAGCCGCTGGGTCCAGTCGTGGCGCGACTTGCCCGTCCTCATCAACCAGTGGGCCAATGTCGTGCGCTGGGAAATGCGCACCCGCATGTTCCTGCGCACTACCGAGTTCCTCTGGCAGGAAGGCCACACCGCCCACGCCACCGTCGATGAGGCGATGGAAGAAACGCTTAAGATGCTGGAAGTCTATCGCAGCTTTGCGCAAGATTGCGTCGCGATGCCCGTCGTGGCGGGCGAAAAGCCGGAGAATGAACGCTTCCCCGGCGCGGTCGCGACCTATTCGATCGAAGCGATCATGCAGGACGGCAAGGCGTTGCAGGCCGGCACCTCGCACTTCCTTGGCACCACATTTTCCGCCGCGCAGAATATCAAGTTTCAAAATAGCGAAGGCGCACAGGAGCTGGCGCAGACGACCAGTTGGGGCATGTCCACCCGGATGATCGGCGGCCTGATCATGGTCCATGGCGACGATGACGGCCTGCGCGTGCCGCCGCGCGTCGCGCCCTATCAGATCGTCGTCGTGCCGATGCTGCGCGACACGGATGAGGATGCCGCGATCGTCGATTATTGCGCCGATCTGGTGGAGCAGCTCAACGGGCTGGACGTGTTCCGTGAACCCGTGCGTGCGCTGCTCGACCGCCGCCCGGCCAAGGCCGCGACCAAGCGCTGGGGCTGGGTCAAGAAGGGCGCGCCGATCGTCATCGAAGTGGGCGGGCGCGACATGGCGGGCGGCAATGTGTCGGTCATCCGCCGCGACCGGCTCTATCGCGCCGATGGCAAGCTGGACAGTCAGGCGGTGGCGAAAGGCGATTTCGTCGCTGGCGCTGTCGCGATGCTGGAGGAGGTGCAGGCGTCCCTGTTCGCCGATGCCAAGGCGCGGCTGGACGGCAGCATCGATCGGTCGATCACGGACATCGACGCGCTCACGGCCTATTTCAACGCCAGCGCCAAGCCCGGCTGGGCGCTGGTGCAATGGGCCAAGCCGACCGGCGATGCGCTCGACAAGGTGGTGCAGTGGTTGAAGGGCGAGAAGCTGACGCTGCGCAACGTACCGACCGACGCCGAAGCGGCGGACGGGGTGTGCATCTTCACCGGCGGCGCAGCGGTGGAGCGGGTGTTGGTCGGGCGGAGTTACTGA
- a CDS encoding S9 family peptidase: protein MPPYLLCGAAIGALLLMPLVPAHAQEKLTLERVFASPDLSGPQPRALKLSPDGSLVTLLKPRADEKERLDLWAIDSRTGAERMLVDSKKTGSGAALSEAEKMQRERDRSVAGNTGITSYDWSPDGKSILVPVDGDLYLAALDGKVARLTDTPDGELNGVVSPRGGFVSFVRGGNLFVQAIGGKEAQLTQGACDTISWGVAEFVAQEEMDRRTGYWWSPDDARIAVARVDESPVGIVTRTAIGGEGTKTYQQRYPAAGTPNAIIDLFVMKPDGSGQVQVDLGKDKDVYLARVDWAKDGRTLYVQRESRDQKRLDLLSVDPVTGKARVILTETAKSWVNLSNNFHPLKDGSFLWWSEKTGHGHLYHVRGGKWTALTSGDWEVRDVVGVDEGKGLVYFTGNRETPLEQQLYVAPLGKPGAARALTTAGWWNDAVMDGAASRIVISRQNSDQPKQVYLADSAGKQVQWLSQNALTGAHPYAPYVASHVKTTFGTIRAADGTTLHTKIMTPPIEPGKRYPVFMIHYGGPGGGRQVTNTWSGALNQYLVDRGWIVFAIDNRGTPDRGKAFEDHLYRAMGGVEVDDQLQGVAWLKSQPFVDPKRIATYGWSYGGYMSLKLLEKAPGVFAAAIAGAPVTKWELYDTHYTERYLGQPQDKPSAYPASDAVDEAVKIADPLLLIHGMSDDNVVFDNATALMAKMQRNAVPFEMMAYPGQTHRVGGPGIGVHLWRTIEDFLARRVCRRIRRGNNILRHCKRSEAIQRSSQGWLRYARNDDIIHAVSPTNGQRPGPKADLSRNKGLASGQITQRRYGAHSVISASEWSV, encoded by the coding sequence ATGCCCCCTTATCTCTTGTGTGGCGCGGCCATTGGCGCGCTGTTGCTCATGCCCTTGGTGCCTGCCCATGCGCAGGAAAAACTGACGCTGGAACGGGTGTTCGCCAGCCCCGACCTGTCCGGGCCACAGCCGCGCGCACTTAAATTGTCGCCCGATGGATCGCTGGTGACGTTGCTCAAACCGCGCGCGGATGAGAAGGAACGGCTCGACCTGTGGGCGATCGACAGCCGCACCGGCGCGGAACGGATGCTGGTCGATTCCAAAAAGACCGGCAGCGGCGCGGCGTTGAGTGAAGCGGAAAAGATGCAGCGCGAACGCGACCGTTCGGTTGCGGGCAACACTGGCATCACCAGCTACGACTGGTCGCCCGACGGCAAATCCATCCTCGTTCCCGTGGACGGTGACCTCTACCTCGCGGCGCTGGACGGTAAGGTGGCGCGATTGACCGACACCCCGGACGGCGAACTTAACGGCGTGGTCAGCCCCAGGGGCGGTTTCGTGTCCTTCGTGCGCGGCGGCAACCTGTTCGTGCAGGCCATCGGCGGCAAGGAAGCGCAACTGACGCAGGGGGCCTGCGACACGATCAGCTGGGGCGTGGCCGAATTTGTCGCGCAGGAGGAAATGGACCGGCGTACCGGATATTGGTGGTCGCCCGACGACGCGCGGATCGCGGTGGCGCGGGTGGACGAAAGCCCGGTCGGCATCGTCACGCGCACCGCGATCGGCGGGGAAGGGACCAAAACCTATCAGCAGCGTTATCCCGCCGCCGGCACGCCCAATGCCATTATCGACCTGTTCGTCATGAAGCCCGACGGATCGGGACAGGTTCAGGTCGATCTGGGCAAGGACAAGGACGTCTACCTCGCCCGCGTGGATTGGGCGAAGGACGGCCGGACGCTCTATGTCCAGCGCGAAAGCCGCGACCAGAAACGGCTCGATCTGCTCAGCGTCGATCCTGTGACTGGCAAGGCGCGCGTGATCCTGACCGAAACGGCCAAAAGCTGGGTCAACCTGTCCAACAACTTCCACCCGCTAAAGGATGGCAGTTTCCTGTGGTGGTCGGAAAAGACCGGCCATGGCCATCTCTATCATGTGCGTGGGGGCAAATGGACCGCGTTGACCAGCGGCGACTGGGAAGTGCGCGACGTGGTGGGCGTGGATGAGGGGAAGGGGCTGGTCTACTTCACCGGCAACCGCGAAACGCCGCTGGAGCAGCAGCTATATGTCGCGCCGCTGGGGAAACCGGGCGCGGCCCGCGCGCTCACGACCGCAGGTTGGTGGAATGACGCCGTGATGGACGGCGCGGCCAGCCGCATCGTTATCAGCCGCCAGAACAGCGATCAGCCCAAGCAGGTCTATCTGGCCGACAGCGCGGGCAAGCAGGTGCAATGGCTCTCGCAAAATGCGCTGACCGGCGCGCACCCCTATGCGCCCTATGTCGCCAGCCATGTCAAAACGACGTTCGGCACGATCAGGGCGGCGGATGGCACCACGCTGCACACGAAAATCATGACCCCGCCGATCGAACCGGGCAAGCGTTACCCCGTATTCATGATCCATTATGGCGGGCCGGGCGGCGGGCGGCAGGTGACCAACACATGGTCCGGCGCGCTCAACCAATATCTGGTGGACCGGGGCTGGATCGTCTTTGCCATCGACAATCGCGGCACGCCCGATCGCGGCAAGGCGTTCGAGGATCATCTCTACCGCGCGATGGGCGGGGTGGAAGTGGATGACCAGTTGCAGGGCGTCGCATGGCTGAAAAGCCAGCCCTTCGTCGATCCCAAGCGCATCGCCACCTATGGCTGGTCCTATGGCGGCTATATGTCGCTGAAGCTGCTGGAAAAGGCGCCGGGCGTCTTTGCCGCTGCCATTGCGGGCGCGCCGGTGACGAAGTGGGAACTGTACGACACCCATTATACCGAACGCTATCTGGGCCAGCCGCAGGACAAGCCCAGCGCCTATCCCGCGTCGGACGCCGTGGACGAAGCGGTCAAGATCGCCGATCCGCTGCTGCTGATCCATGGCATGTCGGACGACAATGTCGTGTTCGACAATGCCACCGCGCTGATGGCGAAGATGCAGCGGAACGCCGTGCCATTCGAAATGATGGCCTATCCGGGCCAGACCCACCGCGTCGGCGGGCCGGGCATCGGCGTCCATCTGTGGCGCACGATCGAGGATTTCCTCGCCCGGCGGGTGTGTCGCCGGATACGGCGGGGCAATAATATCCTTCGTCATTGCAAGCGTAGCGAAGCAATCCAGCGTAGCTCACAGGGATGGCTTCGCTACGCTCGCAATGATGATATAATCCATGCCGTCTCCCCCACGAACGGGCAACGTCCAGGGCCAAAAGCTGACCTTTCACGCAACAAAGGGCTTGCCTCTGGACAAATCACGCAACGCCGTTATGGCGCGCACTCCGTAATATCTGCATCGGAGTGGAGTGTTTAG
- the hslU gene encoding ATP-dependent protease ATPase subunit HslU codes for MNDNLTPKAIVAALDAHIIGQKDAKRAVAVALRNRWRRQHLPADLRDEVTPKNILMIGPTGCGKTEISRRLAKLADAPFVKVEATKFTEVGYVGRDVEQIIRDLVEEAVRLEKDRRREAVREAASEAAMNRLLDALTGKEASEATRLSFRHKIEAHQMNDVEVEVEVADSPSMPMEIPGMGGQVGMINLSDMMSKAFGQQQKKRRKMRVADAWDKLVEEEQDKRLDQDDVARVAITSAEQNGIVFLDEIDKIAVSDVRGGSVSREGVQRDLLPLIEGTTVSTKYGPLKTDHILFIASGAFHVAKPSDLLPELQGRLPIRVELQALTEEDFVAILSDTKASLVAQYRALLATEEVTIDLTTDGIRAVARIAAEVNGEIENIGARRLQTVMEKLLEDVSFEAEDRRGETLVIDAAYVEKQLSAIAHDTDLSKYVL; via the coding sequence ATGAACGACAACCTGACCCCCAAAGCCATCGTCGCCGCATTGGACGCGCATATCATCGGCCAGAAGGACGCCAAACGCGCCGTAGCCGTGGCGCTGCGCAATCGCTGGCGGCGGCAGCATCTGCCCGCCGACCTGCGCGACGAAGTGACGCCCAAGAATATCCTGATGATCGGCCCGACCGGCTGCGGCAAGACGGAGATCAGCCGGCGTCTGGCCAAGCTGGCCGACGCGCCGTTCGTCAAGGTGGAAGCGACCAAATTCACCGAGGTCGGCTATGTCGGCCGCGACGTGGAACAGATCATCCGCGATCTGGTCGAGGAAGCCGTGCGGCTGGAAAAGGACCGTCGCCGTGAAGCCGTGCGCGAAGCCGCGTCCGAAGCGGCGATGAACCGCCTGCTCGACGCACTGACCGGCAAGGAAGCGAGCGAGGCCACGCGCCTGTCGTTCCGGCACAAGATCGAAGCCCATCAGATGAACGATGTGGAGGTTGAGGTCGAAGTCGCCGACAGCCCCTCCATGCCGATGGAAATCCCCGGCATGGGCGGTCAGGTCGGCATGATCAACCTGTCCGACATGATGTCCAAGGCTTTCGGCCAGCAGCAGAAGAAGCGGCGCAAGATGCGCGTCGCCGATGCCTGGGACAAGCTGGTCGAGGAGGAGCAGGACAAGCGCCTGGACCAGGATGATGTCGCCCGCGTCGCCATCACCAGCGCGGAGCAGAATGGCATCGTGTTTCTGGACGAGATCGACAAGATCGCGGTCAGCGACGTGCGCGGCGGGTCGGTGAGCCGGGAAGGCGTGCAGCGCGACCTGCTGCCGCTGATCGAAGGGACCACGGTTTCGACCAAATATGGTCCGCTCAAGACCGACCATATATTGTTCATAGCCAGCGGCGCTTTCCACGTCGCCAAGCCCAGCGACCTGCTGCCCGAATTGCAGGGCCGCCTGCCGATCCGCGTCGAACTACAGGCGCTGACGGAGGAGGATTTCGTCGCGATCCTGTCGGACACCAAGGCCAGCCTGGTGGCGCAATATCGCGCGTTGCTGGCGACCGAGGAAGTGACGATCGACCTGACCACCGACGGCATCCGCGCGGTCGCGCGCATCGCCGCCGAAGTGAATGGCGAGATCGAAAATATCGGCGCGCGCCGGTTGCAGACGGTGATGGAAAAGCTGCTGGAAGATGTCAGCTTCGAAGCGGAGGACCGGCGCGGCGAAACGCTGGTGATCGACGCGGCCTATGTCGAGAAGCAACTCAGCGCGATCGCGCACGACACGGATCTGAGCAAATATGTGTTGTAA
- the hslV gene encoding ATP-dependent protease subunit HslV — MNDQNRNAMPVWHGTTIMSVRKNGKVVVAGDGQVSMGQTVMKPNARKVRRLHDGSVIGGFAGATADAFTLFERLEAKLERFNGQLMRAAVELAKDWRTDKYLRNLEAMMIVADKDVTLILTGNGDVLEPVGGVAAIGSGGNFALAAARALVDYEADAETLARKAMAVAADICVYTNDQLTIETLDSVT; from the coding sequence ATGAACGACCAAAATCGCAACGCCATGCCGGTCTGGCACGGCACCACCATCATGTCCGTGCGCAAGAATGGAAAAGTCGTCGTCGCAGGCGACGGCCAGGTTTCCATGGGGCAGACCGTGATGAAGCCCAACGCGCGCAAGGTGCGCCGCCTGCATGACGGCAGCGTCATCGGCGGCTTTGCCGGTGCTACCGCCGACGCCTTCACTTTGTTCGAACGGCTGGAGGCCAAGCTGGAGCGGTTCAACGGCCAGTTGATGCGCGCCGCCGTGGAATTGGCCAAGGACTGGCGCACCGACAAATATCTGCGCAATCTGGAAGCGATGATGATCGTCGCGGACAAGGATGTGACGCTGATCCTGACCGGCAATGGCGACGTGCTGGAGCCGGTCGGCGGGGTCGCGGCGATCGGTTCGGGCGGCAACTTCGCGCTGGCCGCCGCGCGCGCGCTGGTCGATTATGAGGCGGACGCCGAAACGCTGGCGCGCAAGGCAATGGCCGTGGCGGCGGACATTTGCGTCTACACCAACGATCAACTGACGATCGAAACGCTCGATTCCGTAACCTGA
- a CDS encoding FitA-like ribbon-helix-helix domain-containing protein — protein sequence MGQVLIRNLDDSLIAAYRELAARNQRSLEAELREALARGRPMTGERLHATLARLEAIRAMTPKYVRQTPAEDLLQGDDRP from the coding sequence ATGGGTCAGGTTCTCATCCGTAATCTCGACGACAGCCTCATCGCGGCCTATCGCGAACTGGCGGCGCGCAACCAGCGTTCATTGGAAGCGGAATTGCGCGAGGCGCTGGCACGCGGTCGGCCGATGACGGGCGAGCGCCTGCACGCCACGCTCGCGCGCCTTGAGGCTATTCGTGCAATGACGCCAAAATATGTGCGGCAGACACCAGCCGAAGATTTGCTACAGGGTGACGATCGCCCCTGA
- a CDS encoding aspartate-semialdehyde dehydrogenase: MGYRVVVVGATGNVGREMLTILAEREFPIDEIAAVASSRSQGLTIDFGDSGKTMKCQNIEHFDFTGWDIALFAAGSGPTAIYAPKAAAAGCVVIDNSSLYRMDPDVPLIVPEVNPDAIDGYKKKNIIANPNCSTAQMVVALKPLHDVAVIKRVVVATYQSVSGAGKAGMDELFEQSRNIFVGDPAEPKKFTKQIAFNVIPHIDSFLDDGSTKEEWKMVAETKKILDPKIKLTATCVRVPVFVGHSEAINIEFEKEISAKEAQDILREAPGIMLVDKREDGGYITPIECVGDFATFISRVREDPTVDSGISLWCVSDNLRKGAALNAVQIAELLGRRHLKKG; the protein is encoded by the coding sequence ATGGGTTACAGGGTCGTCGTCGTAGGTGCCACCGGGAATGTGGGCCGCGAAATGCTGACCATTCTCGCCGAGCGAGAGTTCCCGATTGACGAAATCGCGGCGGTTGCTTCGTCGCGCTCGCAGGGGCTGACGATCGATTTCGGCGACAGTGGCAAGACGATGAAATGCCAGAATATCGAACATTTCGATTTCACTGGCTGGGACATCGCCCTGTTCGCCGCAGGATCCGGCCCCACGGCCATCTACGCGCCCAAGGCAGCGGCAGCGGGCTGCGTCGTGATCGACAACAGCTCGCTCTATCGCATGGACCCGGACGTGCCATTGATCGTGCCGGAAGTGAACCCGGACGCGATCGACGGCTACAAGAAGAAGAACATCATCGCCAACCCCAACTGCTCGACCGCGCAGATGGTCGTGGCGTTGAAGCCGCTGCATGACGTCGCCGTCATCAAGCGCGTCGTCGTCGCCACCTATCAGTCGGTGTCCGGCGCGGGCAAGGCGGGGATGGACGAGCTGTTCGAACAGTCGCGCAACATCTTCGTGGGCGATCCGGCCGAGCCGAAGAAGTTCACCAAGCAGATCGCCTTCAACGTGATCCCGCATATCGACAGCTTCCTGGACGATGGTTCGACCAAGGAAGAATGGAAGATGGTCGCGGAAACCAAGAAGATCCTCGATCCCAAGATCAAGCTGACCGCCACCTGCGTGCGCGTGCCAGTGTTCGTGGGCCATAGCGAAGCGATCAACATCGAGTTCGAGAAGGAAATTTCCGCCAAGGAAGCGCAGGACATCCTGCGGGAAGCGCCCGGCATCATGCTGGTCGATAAGCGTGAAGATGGCGGCTACATCACCCCCATCGAATGCGTCGGCGATTTCGCGACTTTCATCAGCCGCGTGCGTGAGGACCCGACCGTCGACAGCGGCATTTCGCTGTGGTGCGTCAGCGACAATCTGCGCAAGGGCGCAGCGCTGAACGCGGTGCAGATCGCCGAACTGCTGGGCCGCCGCCACCTCAAGAAGGGCTGA